From the Xiphophorus couchianus chromosome 11, X_couchianus-1.0, whole genome shotgun sequence genome, the window ATATTCTCTGCCcacttaaatttgattttaaaaagagcaaagttAATGTCGGCTTTTTAAGGCAGCTAATCAGGAAAACATGCTGGAAAAACGTCAGAAAACTTCTGGAACCTCACAGAAAAtgcagcagctttaaaaacaactttttctgttCTGGCTCATCAGCAGCTCCTCGTTCAGCCTCCTAAGCTTCCCTTGTGTGCTCTGCTACTGACATAAAGCGTCcaaagctgctgttttcatCCTGTAGGCCTCGTTCGTCGGCTTTTGACAGCTTTGAAAAACGTTTATAACCCGGCTCATTAGAGACTCGGGCGCCTTGTTTGGTTTAAAATCCTGCTGCAGATTTAAAGCCACACAGTCTCATACAGATGCAGAATGCAGGAATTAGAATCACAGCAATTTGAACAGATGAAATCATCAAGGATGTTTATATGCTGGCTGAATGTTTATTGTAGCCAACTTTATTGATGACCTCAACGAATCGTAGTTCTGACTTATTGGCCCTCATTGGACCTTTGAAGAAATTCATCAGTGGACCGTGGAGAACAGAGGCTACtcttgctgaggcaaaaacaaaGCCATGCAGAGGACAAAGTGAGGCCCTGGGGCCTCTTCTCTCCCTCTGAATGGTTTTGTTCGGCCCTCCAATCACAAAATCAAGACTGGAGCAAATCTAAGCACAGTTACACCAGACGGACTTCGTTTTGAAGGAGAATTTAAGACGtaaaaaatgcatcttttgtgaatattttattttgtggaaaacTGCAAGCACCAGCACCTCCCTCTGCTGCAGTAAAAATTCAAACTACATTGTCGGTTTGAAATCTTGCATATTTAGAGTAATGttgaacagattttttaaaagtgtctcAAGAAATGACAGTCAATAATACATCTATAGTGACAGTTCGGCCTTGACCACAGATTTTGTGGACTGAGGTGTTTTTGCTAGATTTTCTGTACAGAGCAACTTTGATTCTGAGAAAAAGCTGAGGCTCCTACCTCAAttgcttttgtttgaaatgtaaaaatagacaatggtaaatgttttacagtatcTGAGCTTTACTGTAAATATGTGTataatgtcttattttttttaactgtcttttttttccagctaaCTTCCTGTCTTGATTAAGCCAGCAGGCGTAGAAGAAATGTTTCAAGATTCATTGCAGTCATTGTGGAACTTGAAAgctatttaagaaaaatattacattattattattattgttgttgttgttttgctgcttttgttctgtagaTATTTTTGCCTTTCAGCTttgccttgttttcttttaaacactatttgattatttttctttgtactCCCATTTTTTCTATTCTCTGAAATGTAAAGCtcttgttttagtgtttttattttgagtgacTGCATCATTAATTCACTGTTAATGTTTGTCTCTGAAGTGTTAGTTTGAACTATAATGGCAATGATTAAAAATGgatgcaataaaaatatgttcaacACTTTATTGGATGTgcttaatgaaaataaaatcagtgtaGCCATGTTGAGGTCtgtctaaaaatgtttacatttttaagttaatgTTGAAGAATTTGGTAAGTAGtaattgcagttttaatttgacaatttAAAAGTACACTTAAAACAAGGGTTGATAACTTTCTGTTTAGTTTCATATCTTGGATCTCTAATGTACTTCTAATGACTTTatcattcattattttcaaacagccaaaattattaaaagtaaattattgtttaattaGGACTTGCATGTTTGTAAACTTCAGTGCAGATTACATATTATTTGTTCTAGTGTCAAACTATGGGGACCAAAACCAGGTTTTAATTGTCCCTCTGTGGACTAGCATGATGACGGACGTCTTgtatgtcaaataaaaacatgtgaatAATTAATGAATCATAACGAGCCTCTGAAGAGCAACAGCCTTGGAGAATATTTTGTAGTTTGAATCTATGAACTAGTTTTGTTGGTTACTGAGGCTAATGTTTTTTTAGCTGTCATTTTTGACTTTCCAGAGAATACTTTTCACATTAAACTCTTCTTAGATAACTCAAAGTGAGACATACAGTGTGATGGGTTTCTCTTACTTTACataaaaactttatgaaatCCTCCCAAGATGTGTTTCGCCTCTCTTATTTGGCTCTTATGGTAATATTCCTACTTTGAATACGTCCTCttgtaaaataattcaacatGACCTGAATAAGCCAACACAAATCCAGCTAGGTTCATACTAATTGCATATGGCATGCCTCAAGGCTCAGTTACAGGGCTGTACATGTTTAGCACATTTGAAGGATTtgaatttgtaacattttcagaGATGGTGGTCACTAAAGAAACAGCTTAAATGTTAGTTTGGCATCGGCTAAATTTAGACAAAATTGATgtttgaaaacacacacacgtcaatatacaaaaaataaatggaaagcATAAATggataatcaaaataaaactggatgTGGAGCCCACAAAATTGTGATTGAAATGAAAAGttgtaataaatgaataagaatGTTTGTTGGCAATTTGTGACCACAGTTAATTTTTCATGGGTTTATTTATGGAATCAGTTTATCATTGCATACTCTACAGAACCACTACAGATGATTTTTTCACCAGAGGGAAACTGGTTCcatgtttgtgtctgcaggTTTAATATGGATCAAGTGCAGGCCAAGATTTCATCTCAGATCCCATAGTCCTTTGTCCCTTTTTAACTGAAGGTCGTTAACCCAGTTTCTGCtactttgctttttcttttctgctcagTCTGTACAGTTTACTGACTTAAGCAATAGCCTGTGGTCAAATCTGACATGATGGTTCATCTGTCTAGTTTTGGTGTCTGGTCCTGGAGTAGGTCATGTGGGAGCCAGTTGTAAACAAAGACGCTCTCACCTCTTATCTCAGCTATGTCATCCAGTTTGAACATGGAAGCCCAAATCCATTTCCAAACAAGCTGGGACTGCACAGATAGATCTAGAGGGGCGACACCTTAAAACAATCCTTTGAAACCCCAGAAATCACTGCAGTTTGAAgctttaaacacaaataaaaagatattaACTTATTTCATATCTCTAAAGTTAAACTTGAGGCCTGCGGGCCATATCTGGCCCTCAATACGCTAATGCAGGGGTGTCGAAGCTTTTTGTCATGTGGGccaaaaaaatggaaatgaaaaataaagcaaataaagtactgaatttttttattattttttgtagaaaatggagGTTATTCATTGTTGattgtaaactttaaaaagggTTTTGCAGAtttgctttattaaaagaaaagaatattgttttcaaattcttttgacaaatttattctcagttatAAGAGCAGATTTTAGGGTcgctttcttttaaaatgtttgcaacatttagccaaattcagtaaattaaataaaagtaaattttggtGTAGCAAAGTCAGTAAAAATCTCTGTATAAACGTGGATCTacttataaaaagacaaacactttGTGTTGTGCCTAACTTTTTCCATTATGAGGAAAGGATGGTAATAATTTCagcctgatttaaaaataaaaagtcaattcGGATGGATCAGATTGCTGTAATTTTCAAACTGCTTTTGGGGGCCAGACAAACTCAGTCGAAGGGCCACAAACGGCCCCcaagccacactttggacacccctgcttaAGAACATCATAAAAATCGATTCAGTTTTTTGCATAGTGTCAAATTACAATGTGAAAGAAtgttaaatatgaaattttaaGATATACTCATCATACGCTATAACTCTTTACCAGTTTGTTAATATGTAGTTTTAACAATACGTTTCACCGTAACCGGccctttaaatgtgaaaatgagtttgacgccCTGTTGAACTTTCTCAGGTACAAGACTTTAAGCCAACCTTTAGTTAAAGGTGTTTTTCATACAACTCACATCATTGTGGAGGAACTTTGCCCAACTCTTCTTCGCAGCACTGCTTTTGAAAAGGTTATGACATTTCAACATGCTGActtctggactttaactagactTTTGCAACTCTGATTATTTGTCAGACATTTTGCCATAGATTTTCTGCTGTGCTCCTGCTCATTGTGTTGTTGGTGACCCAGTTGTGTTAACTTACGCCTCTGCGCTCCAAACCATGAAAGCAGCAAACGTGCAGTATTTCTTATCACTGAATTGACAGaaatgggggtttttttgttttgtttttttcccatgaCTAAGTTTGTTCTCATGGCTGTCCAGTCCCAACATCATGTTCAGTTATCAAGCCATTCAAACCTAAAAATACCTCGAGTATCGCGCCTCCAAAACCATCTCTGACTTGAtcaatttaataattgattcaCTGTTGGGCAGGTactttggaaaaaatatctttttacatCAAGACAGGTTTGTGTGGAGATTCTTTTCTCCATAATAATCAAAACCatcactttaaaacaacttttatgtttatttaggTTATTGTTGGCTGATGTTCACGTTTGTTGGATAATCCAAAAGTGTGACTGAAAACAGAGCAACTATTTCATCACACCAATGAAACCCACATTTGATTGGCTGGTAAATTCAGAGGAGTGATGATGTCAGGAAAAGCATCCtatatctaaaaaaacaaaaaaaaaggagtctGATTCTCTTCTTATATTTATTCTCCGAAACATCACCGTCGGGAGAGGAGTCAGGACAAACCAGTGAGGAGTAAGTGATTTGTCCAAAGCATACacacagtttgttttcatttagctgAGCATGAATAACTgaactgtttattttgtttcgtATCAGAATATGggtttaaattgtgttttgtgctGGGTTTACTGGGTTTATGGATTGAATGATTTAGAGAAATATGATCTTCTGACTAaactgatgacatttttgtgacattgtcagttcatttctgttaatacTTCTCATTCCAAAAACaagttttaggagaaaaaaatggttttctaacagagtgtattgattaaatattacaaacttgaatttctgtaaattgaataataaacagtGATAAGGTAAGTGCATGCAGATTGAACATTGCATCTTCATTGTGCAAAATCCTCCATCTCTTTTATGTCCTTCTGGATTCTCCAGAAACCGATCCATatgtgagaacaagtcatgcattttgattttgacaagttagaaagttgacctgattgagcaaaaccaacGTGACTTTTGGGTTCAGCACATCAAAAGAACCCTAAAACAGTTGTAAAAACccccagacattttttttggttgttgatcagagcgatgtgtgtgtgtttgtcctgtATTTGCAGAAAACTGGACTGGAGCCACAGGAATGAACGGTACGGAAGGTCCAAGCATGATCCAGATTCGTGTACCTGTCAGGGTTCTGCTGACTGTGCTCCCATGCCTCTTTTTCTTGTACGTCAACAGCGTCATGCTGTTCGCCCTGGTGAAAAAGCCCCTGCTTCTGGAGTCACCCCGTTACATCCTGTTTGGGCATTTGCTCTTCTCCGACTTCCTCCAGGTCCTACTGACCACGCTGCTCTACATATTTGCTTTGACCATGGTCAGAATCATCACTTGCGTTTGCATTTTCGTCATCCAGTTCACAGCCATCACCGTGAAGATGTCCCCCATCAACCTGGCTGTCATGTCATTGGAGAGGTTCGTTGCCATTTGCTTCCCTCTGAGGCACGCCGCCATTGCAACCTCCAGGGTGACGCGTGGCGCCATCGCCGTCATGTGGACCGTGGCCTCTTTGGACTCTTTCACGCAGCTCTGTCTGTTTTTCAGCCTCGGCAACAGAAGCCTCACCGCTCAGCAGGTCTGCAGGAAAAAGACGGTATTTCAACTGCAGGTTTACGTGATTGTGAACCAGGTTTTCACAGTCGCAAATTTCGTCCTGGTTACCGTTATTATCATTTACACTTACATCGCTACCATGGTGGCCGTGAAGTGCGGCTCTTCTTGCGCTTACAGGGCCAAAGTGGCACATCAAACCGTGATCCTGCACGCACTC encodes:
- the LOC114152568 gene encoding odorant receptor 131-2-like isoform X2, translating into MCVCLSCICRKLDWSHRNERVMLFALVKKPLLLESPRYILFGHLLFSDFLQVLLTTLLYIFALTMVRIITCVCIFVIQFTAITVKMSPINLAVMSLERFVAICFPLRHAAIATSRVTRGAIAVMWTVASLDSFTQLCLFFSLGNRSLTAQQVCRKKTVFQLQVYVIVNQVFTVANFVLVTVIIIYTYIATMVAVKCGSSCAYRAKVAHQTVILHALQLCLYLISTLFNMINSSDLFNLDPGVALYVNHLLFSGLIIFPKFLSSLLYGLKDQTFKHVFKYYFTFGYRSSVEPYPTS
- the LOC114152568 gene encoding odorant receptor 131-2-like isoform X1; protein product: MNGTEGPSMIQIRVPVRVLLTVLPCLFFLYVNSVMLFALVKKPLLLESPRYILFGHLLFSDFLQVLLTTLLYIFALTMVRIITCVCIFVIQFTAITVKMSPINLAVMSLERFVAICFPLRHAAIATSRVTRGAIAVMWTVASLDSFTQLCLFFSLGNRSLTAQQVCRKKTVFQLQVYVIVNQVFTVANFVLVTVIIIYTYIATMVAVKCGSSCAYRAKVAHQTVILHALQLCLYLISTLFNMINSSDLFNLDPGVALYVNHLLFSGLIIFPKFLSSLLYGLKDQTFKHVFKYYFTFGYRSSVEPYPTS